From a region of the Deltaproteobacteria bacterium genome:
- a CDS encoding PocR ligand-binding domain-containing protein codes for MNDYRLSDLLDLTILQKMADAHYRAAGMPSGIIDAIDGSILVGSGWQDICVKFHRADPVSLQRCQESDNYIKDRLVQGEACHYKCKNGLWDIGVPIVVGGRHLATMFLGQFFYEGETPDRQFFIQLAHEFGFDVEDYLAALDRVPVFSREKVDYILEYNKALVDFITDLADHALLKIKAEEEIKRQAEFLQGLIDAMPYPVYYKDLQGRYISCNRTFEQFFGISRERLAGKTVHEVAPKERADEYRRADEELFTHPGMQIYEECIQSLGGGQHNVIFHKATFTGRDGALAGLVGAVVDITERKRVERALEESEAKTRSILDNIGIGVALISPEMEILELNHQMREWFPGIDPGQHPICYRAFNDPPREVMCDYCPTYKTLQDGQVHKATTLTPQADGPRNYRIVSSPILNASGEVTAAIEIVEDITETLSLESQLQQAQKLESVGRLAGGVAHDFNNMLGVILGQTELAMGEVDPAQSLFATLLEIRKAAERSADLTRQLLAFARKQTVVPRVLDLNEILEGMLRMLRRLIGEDIDLVWVPGKNLWSIKVDPSQIDQILANLCVNARDAIAGLGKVTIETENTTFDEAYCADHPGFIPGDFVMLAVSDDGHGMDKDTLDKIFEPFFTTKEIGRGTGLGLATVYGTVKQNSGFINVYSEPGHGTTFKIYLPRHAVISEQMSKETPAAPVARGHETILLVEDEPAILNMTRQMLERFGYRVLSASTPGEAIRMAREHAGEIHLLISDVVMPEMNGRELAKNLISLYPGLKRLFMSGYTANVIAHHGVLDEGIHFIQKPFSIQALAVKVREALDSEQ; via the coding sequence ATGAATGATTACAGGCTTTCCGATCTGCTTGACTTGACCATCCTCCAGAAGATGGCTGATGCGCATTACCGGGCAGCAGGTATGCCGAGCGGCATCATCGATGCCATTGACGGTTCTATCCTCGTCGGATCCGGCTGGCAAGATATCTGTGTCAAATTCCACCGCGCCGATCCGGTTTCCCTTCAACGCTGCCAGGAGAGTGACAACTACATCAAGGACCGCCTGGTCCAAGGCGAAGCCTGCCACTACAAATGCAAAAATGGCCTCTGGGATATCGGCGTACCCATTGTCGTTGGCGGACGTCATCTGGCGACCATGTTCCTCGGGCAGTTTTTTTATGAAGGCGAGACCCCGGACCGCCAGTTCTTCATCCAACTGGCGCATGAATTTGGGTTTGATGTTGAGGACTATCTTGCGGCCCTCGATCGAGTGCCGGTCTTCAGCCGCGAAAAGGTCGATTACATACTTGAATATAACAAGGCGCTGGTGGATTTTATCACTGACCTTGCAGATCACGCTCTTTTGAAAATCAAAGCGGAGGAGGAAATCAAGCGGCAGGCCGAATTCCTCCAGGGCCTGATCGACGCCATGCCATACCCGGTCTACTACAAAGATCTTCAGGGCCGGTATATCAGTTGCAATCGAACCTTTGAGCAGTTCTTCGGGATTTCGAGAGAGCGGCTTGCCGGCAAGACCGTACACGAGGTTGCCCCGAAGGAACGGGCTGATGAATACCGACGAGCCGATGAAGAGCTTTTCACGCATCCGGGGATGCAGATATACGAGGAATGTATCCAGTCACTCGGCGGGGGCCAACACAATGTCATCTTCCACAAAGCCACGTTTACAGGACGGGACGGAGCGCTTGCCGGCCTCGTTGGCGCGGTAGTCGATATCACCGAGCGCAAACGGGTGGAGAGGGCTCTTGAAGAGAGCGAGGCCAAGACCCGCAGCATCCTGGACAACATCGGCATCGGCGTGGCCCTCATCAGTCCCGAGATGGAGATTCTCGAGCTAAACCACCAGATGCGCGAATGGTTCCCTGGCATCGATCCGGGTCAACACCCCATCTGCTATCGCGCGTTCAACGACCCGCCGCGCGAGGTGATGTGCGACTACTGCCCAACCTACAAAACACTGCAAGACGGCCAGGTCCACAAAGCCACGACACTAACGCCCCAGGCAGATGGCCCACGCAATTACCGCATCGTTTCCTCTCCTATCCTCAACGCCTCAGGCGAGGTTACAGCAGCTATCGAGATAGTCGAGGACATCACCGAGACGCTCTCCCTGGAGTCCCAGTTACAGCAGGCTCAGAAGCTGGAATCTGTCGGCCGCCTGGCCGGCGGTGTGGCCCATGACTTCAACAACATGCTGGGGGTGATCCTCGGCCAAACGGAGTTGGCCATGGGCGAGGTGGACCCGGCCCAGTCTCTCTTTGCCACCCTGCTGGAGATCCGGAAAGCTGCCGAGCGCTCCGCTGATCTGACTCGGCAACTGCTGGCCTTTGCCCGGAAGCAGACCGTCGTCCCCAGGGTACTCGACCTGAACGAGATCTTGGAAGGGATGCTTAGGATGCTGCGGCGTTTAATCGGCGAGGACATCGACCTCGTCTGGGTTCCGGGGAAGAACCTGTGGTCAATCAAGGTGGACCCCTCCCAGATTGACCAAATTTTAGCTAACCTGTGCGTCAACGCCCGGGATGCCATCGCGGGCCTTGGCAAGGTAACCATCGAAACGGAAAACACTACCTTTGACGAGGCCTACTGCGCCGACCATCCAGGGTTTATCCCGGGTGATTTTGTGATGCTGGCTGTCAGTGACGATGGCCACGGCATGGATAAGGATACCCTGGACAAAATTTTCGAGCCGTTTTTTACCACCAAAGAAATTGGCCGGGGAACAGGACTCGGATTGGCTACGGTTTACGGCACGGTAAAGCAAAATAGCGGCTTCATCAACGTTTACAGCGAACCAGGCCATGGGACTACTTTCAAGATCTACCTGCCCAGACACGCGGTCATTTCCGAGCAGATGTCAAAAGAAACTCCAGCCGCTCCCGTAGCGCGGGGGCACGAAACCATCCTGCTGGTGGAAGACGAGCCTGCTATCCTGAACATGACGAGGCAAATGCTGGAGAGATTCGGATATCGGGTGCTATCCGCCTCTACGCCGGGCGAGGCCATCCGTATGGCCAGGGAGCACGCTGGCGAGATCCACTTGCTCATTTCCGACGTTGTCATGCCCGAGATGAACGGCCGGGAACTGGCAAAAAATCTGATCTCTCTCTACCCCGGACTCAAGCGCCTGTTCATGTCCGGCTATACCGCCAACGTCATTGCCCATCACGGCGTGTTGGACGAAGGCATCCATTTCATTCAAAAACCCTTTTCGATACAGGCACTGGCCGTCAAAGTCCGCGAAGCGCTGGATAGCGAACAGTAG
- a CDS encoding RNA-binding S4 domain-containing protein — translation MRVVKISEEPVELYKILKFENLVDSGGEAKYVISEGQVMVNGKVETRKRKKIFSGDVVEFGKNRMRIQVK, via the coding sequence ATGAGGGTCGTTAAAATTTCGGAAGAGCCCGTTGAGCTCTATAAAATCTTGAAGTTCGAAAATCTGGTCGATAGCGGCGGTGAAGCGAAATATGTGATTTCTGAAGGTCAAGTCATGGTGAATGGAAAGGTCGAAACCAGGAAAAGAAAAAAAATCTTTTCAGGTGATGTCGTTGAATTTGGAAAAAATAGAATGCGTATACAGGTTAAATGA
- a CDS encoding sugar phosphate isomerase/epimerase → MVYGEDLIHNVEILSDLVKDIEIVLFHTPERHNIPSGREIDRLREIRDRKEISFTVHLPASLEPASERQDLRKESLEISAEIVGRFSGLDPRHYILHLPFSKPTLVAVPGSYFPWEPTPEWEQWSHRAGEALKGFNRLLRKNGSLVVENINYSPRFLEPFLGNGLCDLCLDLGHLLLGREAVPEVLTHYLPVTRVIHLHGVDGYRDHISLAPLPPRQLKEWFQLLREAAYPGVITLEVFDPNDLEESLAIIRGLLE, encoded by the coding sequence ATGGTCTATGGAGAAGACCTGATCCACAATGTGGAAATCTTATCGGATTTGGTCAAAGACATTGAGATTGTCTTATTCCATACTCCGGAACGCCATAACATCCCTTCAGGCCGGGAAATCGATCGGTTAAGGGAGATCAGGGACCGAAAGGAGATTTCTTTTACGGTCCATTTACCGGCCTCCCTGGAGCCGGCTTCCGAAAGGCAGGACCTGAGGAAGGAATCCCTGGAAATATCCGCTGAGATTGTCGGCCGGTTTTCCGGCCTGGATCCCCGGCATTATATCCTCCATCTGCCTTTTTCCAAACCAACCCTGGTGGCCGTTCCCGGCTCCTATTTCCCCTGGGAACCGACCCCGGAATGGGAGCAATGGAGTCACCGGGCCGGAGAAGCCTTAAAAGGCTTCAACCGGTTATTAAGGAAAAACGGATCGCTGGTGGTTGAAAATATCAACTATTCTCCCCGTTTCCTGGAACCTTTCCTGGGAAATGGACTCTGTGACCTCTGCCTGGATCTGGGGCATCTTTTGTTGGGCCGGGAAGCGGTGCCGGAAGTTTTAACACACTATCTGCCGGTAACCCGGGTTATTCACCTCCATGGGGTGGATGGATACAGAGACCATATAAGCCTGGCCCCGTTGCCTCCGCGGCAATTAAAAGAATGGTTTCAATTGCTAAGGGAAGCGGCGTATCCCGGTGTGATAACCCTGGAGGTTTTTGATCCGAATGATCTGGAAGAGTCTTTGGCTATTATCCGGGGGCTTCTCGAATGA